In Haloarcula salinisoli, one genomic interval encodes:
- the lysA gene encoding diaminopimelate decarboxylase, with protein sequence MSQDSPPVRRLADWDHDRLGRLAADHGTPLYVVDLDRVAANYDRFASAFPDAHVMYAAKAHTGRAVLEKLLETGADIECAAAGELHRAVQAGADPDTLQYTAVNPPDADLDYAVELAEENPGLTITGGARDTFDRLEERGYDGRVAIRINPGIGTGHHEKVATGKDAKFGIPYDQVPQLAADIADRFDLVGIHAHAGSGVLHADLDDHCRAIGKVADMGRTVETDVTPLDFVDFGGGFGVPYREDEEPLDMAVVGEKVREAVGDLDAQVKLEPGRYVVADAELILTEVNTIKKAPAATVVGVDASLATLIRPAMFGSYHPIRNISAPERDAESVSVGGPCCTSADVFCTDRPIARPEREELLAIGNAGAYGYELANQFHSQPRPAEVAIEGGETRVVRDRETLADVTRMER encoded by the coding sequence ATGAGTCAGGACTCGCCGCCGGTCCGTCGCCTCGCGGACTGGGACCACGACCGTCTCGGTCGGCTGGCGGCCGACCACGGGACGCCACTGTACGTCGTCGACCTGGACCGGGTCGCAGCAAACTACGACCGGTTCGCGTCGGCCTTCCCCGACGCCCACGTGATGTACGCCGCGAAGGCCCACACCGGCCGCGCCGTGCTGGAGAAATTGCTGGAGACGGGCGCCGATATCGAGTGTGCCGCCGCGGGCGAACTCCACCGTGCCGTCCAGGCGGGCGCGGACCCGGACACACTCCAGTACACCGCCGTGAACCCGCCCGACGCCGACCTCGACTACGCGGTCGAGCTGGCCGAGGAGAACCCCGGCCTCACAATCACCGGCGGTGCCCGCGACACATTCGACCGCCTCGAAGAGCGAGGATACGACGGCCGGGTCGCCATCCGCATCAACCCCGGCATCGGGACCGGCCACCACGAGAAGGTCGCGACCGGGAAAGACGCCAAGTTCGGCATCCCCTACGACCAGGTCCCCCAGCTAGCCGCGGATATCGCCGACCGGTTCGACCTCGTTGGTATCCACGCCCACGCCGGCAGCGGCGTTTTGCATGCCGACCTGGACGACCACTGCCGCGCCATCGGGAAGGTCGCCGACATGGGCCGGACCGTCGAGACAGACGTGACACCGCTCGACTTCGTCGACTTCGGTGGCGGCTTCGGCGTTCCCTATCGCGAAGACGAGGAACCGCTCGATATGGCCGTCGTCGGCGAGAAGGTGCGCGAGGCCGTCGGTGACCTCGACGCACAGGTCAAGCTCGAACCGGGCCGCTACGTCGTCGCCGACGCCGAGTTGATTCTGACCGAGGTCAACACAATCAAGAAGGCACCGGCGGCGACCGTCGTCGGTGTCGACGCCTCGCTGGCGACGCTCATCCGGCCGGCGATGTTCGGCTCGTACCACCCCATTCGGAACATTTCGGCGCCTGAACGGGACGCCGAGTCGGTCTCCGTCGGCGGTCCCTGCTGTACCAGCGCCGACGTCTTCTGTACCGACCGGCCAATCGCCCGCCCCGAGCGCGAGGAGCTGCTGGCAATCGGCAACGCCGGCGCCTACGGCTACGAGCTCGCCAACCAGTTCCACTCACAGCCCCGGCCCGCGGAGGTCGCTATCGAGGGCGGCGAGACCCGTGTCGTCCGCGACCGCGAGACGCTGGCGGACGTGACCCGAATGGAACGATGA
- a CDS encoding M20 family metallopeptidase produces MSVGFDPERFHREAVETDSTADVGPMRDLLVATLDRAGADPTVDELGNVVATTGAADPDAAAAAEGTHLVLNTHIDTVPPHLPYEHREEPPGDEEITGAGGGLTGDVVCGRGACDAKGPLASLVDAFLTVEPAEGAVTLAVSIDEETTQTGGAHLAERLDADGYIVGEPTGLDVCTAAKGQFEGTVTIHGESGHAADPESGANAIRAAAPLLQAMESYDETAGPNGHETLGRPILTPSMVEGGEATNQIPAECVITFDRRSVPPETSDEFPEALETHLSQWLPESISVEVALIRPDTPFPDAFATDHDAELVRTLQNASGGAVRPFEAATEASYFAAHGPTVVFGPGVLSDEVGAVAHSKREYVRLSEVRAAARSVRETVERLV; encoded by the coding sequence ATGAGCGTCGGCTTCGACCCGGAACGGTTCCACCGCGAGGCCGTCGAGACCGACTCGACGGCCGACGTGGGCCCGATGCGGGACCTGCTCGTGGCGACGCTGGACCGGGCAGGCGCCGACCCGACCGTCGACGAGCTGGGCAACGTCGTCGCGACGACCGGTGCGGCCGACCCCGACGCCGCGGCGGCCGCCGAGGGGACCCACCTCGTCCTGAACACACACATCGACACCGTGCCGCCGCATCTCCCCTACGAGCACCGGGAGGAACCGCCTGGTGACGAGGAGATAACCGGCGCCGGCGGCGGCCTCACCGGCGACGTCGTCTGTGGCCGCGGCGCGTGTGACGCGAAGGGCCCACTCGCCAGCCTCGTCGACGCATTTCTCACCGTCGAACCGGCCGAGGGAGCGGTGACGCTGGCCGTCTCCATCGACGAGGAGACCACGCAAACCGGGGGCGCCCACCTCGCCGAGCGTCTCGACGCCGACGGCTACATCGTCGGCGAGCCAACCGGATTGGACGTCTGTACGGCGGCGAAAGGGCAGTTCGAGGGCACGGTGACGATTCACGGCGAGAGCGGTCACGCCGCGGACCCCGAGAGCGGGGCCAACGCCATCAGAGCCGCGGCACCCCTCCTGCAGGCCATGGAGAGCTATGATGAAACAGCAGGGCCAAACGGGCACGAGACGCTGGGTCGCCCCATCCTGACACCGTCGATGGTCGAGGGCGGCGAGGCGACCAACCAGATACCGGCCGAGTGTGTCATCACGTTCGACCGCCGCTCGGTGCCGCCCGAGACCAGCGACGAGTTCCCCGAGGCGCTGGAGACACACCTCTCGCAGTGGCTCCCCGAATCGATATCGGTAGAGGTGGCGCTCATCCGGCCCGATACGCCGTTTCCGGACGCCTTCGCGACCGACCACGACGCCGAGCTGGTTCGGACGCTACAGAACGCGAGTGGCGGGGCCGTTCGGCCGTTCGAGGCCGCGACGGAGGCCTCCTACTTCGCTGCCCACGGGCCGACGGTGGTCTTCGGTCCGGGTGTGCTCTCCGACGAGGTGGGGGCGGTCGCCCACTCGAAACGCGAGTACGTCCGGCTCTCCGAGGTCCGGGCGGCCGCTCGCTCGGTGCGGGAGACGGTCGAGCGGTTAGTTTAG